The segment ATGATAGACTACAGTACCTTATCCAGGAAGCTGATCGTGCGCTCATGCTTGGGATTCCCGAATACGTCCTCCGGGGCTCCCTCTTCAACAATATACCCGCCGTCCATAAAGATGACCCGGTCAGCCACTTCGCGGGCGAAGCCCATCTCATGTGTCACGATCATCATCGTCATTCCTTCACGGGCCAGATCATTCATGACGCCGAGCACCTCACCAACCATTTCAGGGTCCAGCGCCGAGGTCGGCTCATCGAACAGCATAATATCCGGATTCATGGCAAGTGCACGCGCAATCGCGACCCGCTGCTTCTGACCCCCGGACAGCTGGCTTGGAAATGCTTCAGCCTTATCGGACAGGCCGACTCTGTCCAGCAGCCGTAAAGCCGTCTGTTTGGCTTCCGCCTCACTCTGCTTTCCCAGCTCGACGGGGGCAAACATAATATTCTTAAGAACATTAAAATGAGGAAACAGGTTGAAGTGCTGAAACACCATGCCGATGTTCTCGCGAACCTTATTGATGTCAGTCTTCGGGTCATTAATATTTTTCTGATCAATGATCACTTTGCCGCCGGTCATCTCGTCCAGTCGATTAATACAACGCAGAAAGGTGCTTTTGCCCGAGCCTGA is part of the Paenibacillus algicola genome and harbors:
- a CDS encoding amino acid ABC transporter ATP-binding protein encodes the protein MAKIIVEGLKKSFGNNEVLKGIDMKVHEGEVVCVIGPSGSGKSTFLRCINRLDEMTGGKVIIDQKNINDPKTDINKVRENIGMVFQHFNLFPHFNVLKNIMFAPVELGKQSEAEAKQTALRLLDRVGLSDKAEAFPSQLSGGQKQRVAIARALAMNPDIMLFDEPTSALDPEMVGEVLGVMNDLAREGMTMMIVTHEMGFAREVADRVIFMDGGYIVEEGAPEDVFGNPKHERTISFLDKVL